The proteins below are encoded in one region of Pseudonocardia sp. DSM 110487:
- a CDS encoding family 16 glycoside hydrolase, protein MTQPLIDVDTTFTLDNMGRYVCNTLDEAIASTALLVGGKQRPFDAVVVGGGSFGSVVAAGLFLRDPTRSRRILVLEQGPFILPEHVQNTPFMGGEPGMRAPWVVRPGSDLGYQQGPQSGAGLLYAIGGRSLTWGGWSPELLHDEPPGADEGVVPGANDEMNGWPPGVVADLQNQYFYDAGEQIGVTASNDFIYGPLHQALRQLLYDGIGGAGGTGTFATLSLQALRNHSAVRVFRRRTGNAPTDADLLEMLKLQLPAGAAVPARADLLNILKLEAPLAVQSVAEPGLFPVNKFSAIPLLVRVARLAASEAAGVGAEADARKRLMIVPKCQVLELITEAQADNWVRVTGVRVRDSAGNERVVPLAPPTPGGRQSVAVIALGTIESARLALTTFQASLAAPRAAARIGKNLMAHLRSNLTIRIPRDSIAAQLANLPAARALQVSALFLKGKAQINGVDRYFHLQITASGLSKFGNDSEAELFKKIPSIEHMNDLLQADDTHVVITLRGIGEMAPMNPDSFVDLAKTPSDWENGRPRAFVDIGDARQPAGGSAQTGADRLLWGAMDRFTDEVAVIFTNGEPFEILLQSGRTIPVPAGAAPADLAALHPHQDRRDRLGTTHHEAGTLWMSDNPAVGVTNEFGRIHDTTNCYVAGPAVNPTSGSPNPMLTGVALGRRTVTLLADQVLPRPPVFAPVAPWTALFDGTARTFNTDWARTSPNDSNSFGLIDGDIVTFGSGDFGLLYYRRQAFSDFTLRLEFRIFDLMSHNSGVLVRFRDPALDPTQATLQRMQAAGDAGRFNVNRAWSAVHSGFEVQIDDRADLRKHRTGSIYNIPAGDGVEPDLQNYDPGPNLIPGRWYQYEIDVRGNGYSVELTDLETKVVKQTANFANQDVTRGVRLTDSGDPAGYIGLQSYNSAPVAFRRIQIQP, encoded by the coding sequence ATGACTCAGCCACTCATTGATGTAGACACGACCTTCACGCTCGACAATATGGGTCGCTACGTCTGCAACACCCTTGATGAAGCGATCGCCAGCACGGCCCTACTTGTGGGCGGCAAGCAGAGGCCGTTCGATGCTGTAGTCGTCGGCGGTGGGTCCTTCGGTTCAGTTGTAGCAGCTGGCCTGTTCCTGCGTGATCCGACACGCAGCAGGCGCATCCTTGTGCTTGAGCAAGGACCCTTCATCTTGCCCGAGCACGTGCAAAACACACCCTTTATGGGTGGGGAACCAGGCATGCGCGCGCCGTGGGTGGTTCGTCCAGGTTCAGACCTCGGCTATCAGCAGGGCCCGCAGTCTGGCGCCGGATTGCTGTACGCCATTGGTGGCCGGTCCCTCACGTGGGGCGGCTGGTCCCCGGAGCTGCTTCACGACGAGCCACCCGGCGCTGACGAGGGAGTCGTGCCGGGGGCGAACGACGAGATGAACGGCTGGCCGCCAGGCGTCGTCGCAGATCTTCAGAACCAGTACTTCTACGATGCGGGTGAACAGATCGGCGTCACCGCGAGCAACGACTTCATTTACGGCCCACTCCATCAGGCGCTTCGACAGCTGCTGTACGACGGCATCGGAGGCGCGGGCGGTACTGGCACTTTTGCCACATTGTCACTCCAAGCGCTGCGGAACCATTCGGCCGTCCGAGTCTTTCGTCGGCGAACTGGAAATGCGCCCACGGATGCTGACCTGCTCGAGATGCTGAAACTCCAACTCCCGGCTGGTGCTGCCGTACCTGCTAGGGCTGACCTCCTGAACATACTGAAGCTCGAAGCACCGCTGGCCGTTCAATCAGTAGCGGAGCCAGGCCTCTTCCCGGTAAACAAGTTCAGCGCTATACCTCTCTTGGTGCGGGTGGCCCGGTTGGCGGCGTCTGAAGCAGCCGGTGTCGGCGCCGAGGCTGACGCCCGGAAGCGCTTGATGATTGTTCCCAAGTGCCAGGTACTGGAGCTCATCACTGAGGCACAGGCTGATAACTGGGTTCGGGTGACTGGCGTTCGTGTGCGGGACAGTGCGGGCAACGAGCGGGTCGTGCCGCTTGCTCCGCCAACGCCCGGGGGCCGGCAAAGTGTTGCGGTGATAGCGCTCGGCACGATCGAGAGCGCGCGTCTTGCTCTGACTACATTCCAGGCGTCGCTCGCAGCTCCTCGGGCAGCAGCTCGTATCGGCAAAAACCTGATGGCACATCTGCGCTCCAACCTCACCATTCGGATTCCACGTGACTCGATTGCCGCCCAGCTCGCAAACCTACCGGCGGCGCGCGCACTGCAGGTATCAGCTCTCTTCCTCAAGGGAAAGGCTCAGATTAACGGTGTCGACCGCTACTTCCATTTGCAAATCACCGCGTCCGGCCTGAGCAAGTTCGGAAACGACTCAGAAGCTGAGCTATTCAAGAAGATCCCGAGCATCGAGCACATGAACGATTTACTCCAGGCGGATGACACGCACGTCGTCATCACACTGCGCGGCATTGGTGAGATGGCGCCGATGAACCCTGACAGCTTTGTCGATCTTGCGAAGACACCCAGCGACTGGGAGAACGGGCGGCCTCGAGCCTTTGTCGACATTGGTGATGCGCGGCAGCCAGCCGGCGGTAGCGCGCAAACCGGAGCTGACCGTCTGCTCTGGGGGGCGATGGATCGCTTCACTGATGAGGTCGCCGTGATCTTCACAAATGGAGAGCCATTCGAGATACTGCTCCAGTCAGGGCGCACGATCCCCGTGCCGGCGGGCGCCGCCCCTGCAGACCTCGCAGCGCTGCACCCGCACCAAGATCGGCGAGACAGGCTTGGCACGACGCATCATGAAGCTGGCACGCTGTGGATGAGCGACAATCCAGCCGTGGGTGTCACCAACGAGTTCGGCCGGATCCATGACACGACAAACTGCTACGTCGCCGGGCCAGCCGTCAATCCAACCTCGGGCTCGCCAAATCCAATGCTCACCGGCGTTGCCCTCGGCCGCAGGACGGTAACGCTCCTTGCAGATCAGGTGTTGCCACGGCCGCCAGTTTTCGCGCCCGTTGCACCGTGGACTGCTCTCTTCGATGGAACAGCGCGAACTTTTAACACGGACTGGGCTCGGACAAGTCCGAACGACAGCAACTCCTTTGGGCTGATCGATGGGGACATCGTGACGTTTGGCAGCGGGGACTTTGGGCTTCTCTACTACAGGCGACAAGCGTTCTCGGACTTCACGCTACGCCTGGAGTTCCGAATCTTCGATCTGATGAGCCACAACTCAGGAGTGTTGGTACGCTTTCGTGACCCCGCGCTTGACCCAACCCAAGCAACCCTCCAGCGCATGCAGGCTGCCGGGGACGCCGGACGCTTCAACGTCAATCGAGCGTGGAGTGCCGTTCACTCAGGCTTTGAGGTGCAGATCGACGACCGAGCTGACCTGCGAAAGCACCGAACAGGCTCGATCTATAACATCCCAGCTGGCGACGGCGTTGAGCCAGACCTGCAAAACTACGACCCGGGCCCGAACTTGATCCCCGGGCGGTGGTATCAGTATGAGATTGACGTCCGAGGAAACGGCTATTCGGTTGAACTAACTGATCTTGAGACGAAAGTGGTTAAGCAAACTGCCAACTTCGCCAACCAAGATGTGACTCGTGGAGTCCGGTTGACTGATAGCGGAGATCCGGCTGGCTACATCGGTCTTCAATCCTATAATAGCGCGCCAGTCGCGTTCCGGCGCATCCAAATTCAGCCGTAG